In one Gemmatimonas aurantiaca genomic region, the following are encoded:
- a CDS encoding Ig-like domain-containing protein, producing MRRSLAAPFLIAALLGVTACSESTAPESPERVTVSPATASLASGGTQTLVATTTGSKGGTLSGRTYTWSSSNTAVATVDGSGVVTGARITASTPGTTVITATTGGVSGTATITVSPVAVASVSISQSTSTVRPGQNNQLTAIANDAAGTVLAGRTATWSSSDTTIATVSASGLVVAKTYSGTGDRTATITVTIEGRSATHALTVAAWPVSRITVTPGTASRQPRQTVQLTATLADSLGGALTGRTVTWTSSDTSIARVSTSGLVTVSLYTGGDDRTATITAASEGRSGATVLTVTPLPVATLAVTPASVLVRPGLATQLTAAPRDSAGTALTDRTVTWSSAAPTVAMVSGTGLVTGVAQGTTTVTATANGRSTAVPVIIAPASGPFVASVTPASAAPGATVTIAGLGLNPSTANNRVVIGGATATVLTATAEQLTVRVPCTLSGATTLTVAVTGGTSAPVPITVSTTRLSLALGQSVIYGTASESACNELAPSGEAARYLLTVYSVAGTTSASVDVDVSGNPVTTGTALHIPAQPARIASLPSSRSESESEADREHLRHMERQRASYRQLMASGAARSMTRSPRGRLVDPPVVGDKRTIYFNYNSCNDPTQTIRIRAVYVGEHAVVWEDTTNTFQSASSASMANYYRKLGVIFDRDQYSTIRKYFGDPLLRDPLTDNDGKLHMIFTRRVNGTGAAAYVAYCDQFPRGEGRLGSNFGEYFYSSVPVSAASNLNSTDNQDGWFYFIGRTVVHEVKHIASVAARVENQSPNFEQSWLEEGTARHAEELWVRDSVHRVAWKGNTGWGSASTNGVFCDFNPGNAACLAADTLRRPSYGMRRQFNEIRQKLFEPWNWSLFGDASGQSGSVFYQTVWSLVRYAIDRYASSEAAFFQALTNTTQEGTANLATVAGVPFERLVGGWGLALYADDYPGLPGGNRDIEFSTWNLRSIYAGLNADPVWRTTYPNAFPMQAVALPFGSFSTTRLGIRGGAQAYFEFSGTHTAAQLINIRNAVGGGVIPADARVAIVRLQ from the coding sequence ATGCGACGATCTCTCGCAGCACCTTTCCTGATTGCGGCACTTCTGGGTGTCACCGCCTGCTCCGAGTCCACGGCCCCGGAGTCCCCCGAACGTGTCACCGTCTCACCCGCCACCGCCTCGCTGGCCAGTGGCGGCACCCAGACGCTCGTGGCGACGACCACCGGGTCCAAAGGCGGGACACTGAGCGGTCGCACCTACACCTGGAGTTCGTCGAACACGGCCGTTGCCACGGTGGACGGATCCGGTGTGGTCACCGGGGCCCGCATCACCGCGTCCACGCCGGGTACCACCGTCATCACCGCCACCACCGGCGGAGTATCCGGCACGGCGACCATCACCGTCTCCCCGGTGGCTGTCGCCTCGGTGAGCATCAGTCAGTCGACCAGCACGGTGCGTCCCGGACAGAACAATCAGTTGACGGCGATTGCCAACGATGCCGCCGGCACCGTACTCGCCGGGCGAACCGCGACCTGGAGCAGCAGCGATACCACGATCGCCACCGTCAGTGCATCCGGACTCGTGGTGGCAAAGACCTACAGCGGCACGGGTGATCGCACGGCCACCATCACGGTCACGATCGAAGGCCGGTCCGCCACGCACGCCCTCACGGTGGCCGCCTGGCCGGTCTCCCGGATCACGGTCACTCCGGGCACTGCCAGTCGACAGCCGCGACAGACCGTGCAGCTCACGGCGACGCTGGCCGACAGTCTTGGCGGGGCGTTGACCGGCCGCACCGTGACCTGGACGTCCAGCGACACCAGTATCGCGCGGGTCTCCACCTCCGGTCTCGTCACCGTTTCACTGTACACCGGCGGGGACGACCGCACCGCCACGATCACGGCGGCCAGCGAGGGGCGTTCGGGCGCCACGGTCCTCACGGTGACACCACTGCCGGTCGCCACACTGGCCGTGACCCCGGCCAGTGTCCTCGTGCGGCCCGGGCTGGCCACCCAGCTGACCGCGGCACCTCGCGACAGCGCCGGCACGGCACTCACCGACCGGACCGTCACCTGGAGCAGCGCCGCACCCACCGTGGCAATGGTGTCCGGCACCGGGCTCGTGACGGGGGTGGCGCAGGGCACGACCACCGTCACCGCCACGGCCAATGGCCGATCGACCGCGGTGCCTGTCATCATCGCTCCAGCCAGTGGACCGTTCGTGGCATCGGTGACGCCCGCTTCGGCAGCGCCTGGGGCCACCGTGACCATCGCCGGCCTCGGCCTCAATCCCTCCACCGCCAACAACCGGGTCGTCATCGGCGGCGCCACGGCCACCGTCCTGACGGCCACCGCGGAACAACTCACGGTGCGTGTCCCCTGCACGCTCAGTGGCGCCACGACATTGACGGTGGCTGTCACGGGCGGCACCTCGGCGCCCGTCCCCATCACCGTCAGCACCACGCGCCTTTCGCTGGCGCTCGGGCAGTCGGTCATCTATGGAACCGCCTCGGAGAGTGCCTGCAACGAACTCGCACCCTCCGGTGAGGCAGCGCGTTATCTGCTCACCGTGTACAGTGTGGCGGGCACCACCAGCGCGTCGGTGGACGTGGATGTCAGCGGCAATCCCGTCACCACGGGAACCGCCCTGCACATTCCCGCGCAGCCGGCGCGCATCGCGTCGTTGCCGTCCTCCAGGTCGGAGAGCGAGTCGGAAGCCGATCGCGAACATCTGCGTCACATGGAACGGCAACGGGCCAGCTATCGGCAACTGATGGCCAGCGGCGCGGCGCGCTCGATGACCCGTTCGCCGCGCGGGCGTCTCGTCGACCCGCCGGTGGTCGGGGACAAGCGCACCATCTACTTCAACTACAACAGCTGTAACGATCCCACGCAGACCATCCGGATCCGGGCGGTCTATGTCGGCGAACACGCGGTGGTCTGGGAAGACACGACCAACACCTTCCAGAGCGCCAGTTCCGCATCGATGGCGAATTACTATCGCAAGCTCGGCGTGATCTTCGATCGCGATCAGTATTCGACGATCAGGAAGTACTTCGGCGATCCCCTGCTACGGGATCCGCTCACCGACAACGATGGCAAGCTGCACATGATCTTCACGCGTCGCGTGAACGGGACCGGTGCAGCGGCATACGTGGCCTACTGCGATCAGTTCCCCCGGGGTGAAGGACGCCTGGGCAGCAACTTCGGTGAGTACTTCTATTCCAGCGTTCCCGTCAGCGCCGCCTCGAACCTGAACAGCACCGACAACCAGGATGGCTGGTTCTACTTCATCGGGCGCACGGTGGTGCACGAGGTGAAACACATCGCCTCCGTCGCGGCCCGCGTGGAAAATCAGTCGCCGAACTTCGAACAGAGCTGGCTGGAGGAAGGCACCGCACGACACGCCGAGGAGTTGTGGGTGCGGGACTCGGTGCACCGGGTGGCGTGGAAGGGCAATACCGGGTGGGGAAGTGCCAGCACCAACGGGGTGTTCTGCGACTTCAACCCCGGCAATGCGGCCTGTCTCGCGGCCGACACACTCCGGCGTCCTTCCTACGGCATGCGACGGCAGTTCAACGAGATCCGGCAGAAACTGTTCGAACCGTGGAACTGGTCGCTGTTCGGGGATGCATCCGGTCAATCGGGCTCGGTGTTCTATCAGACCGTGTGGTCGCTGGTTCGGTACGCCATCGATCGGTATGCGAGCAGTGAAGCGGCGTTCTTCCAGGCCCTCACCAACACCACGCAAGAGGGAACGGCCAATCTTGCGACGGTGGCAGGCGTGCCCTTCGAGCGTCTCGTCGGCGGCTGGGGGCTCGCGCTCTACGCCGACGACTACCCCGGCTTGCCCGGCGGCAATCGTGATATCGAGTTTTCGACCTGGAACCTGCGCAGCATCTACGCCGGGCTCAACGCCGACCCGGTCTGGCGCACGACCTATCCGAATGCATTCCCGATGCAGGCGGTGGCATTGCCTTTCGGTTCGTTCTCCACGACCCGACTCGGTATCCGTGGCGGCGCGCAGGCGTACTTCGAATTCAGTGGCACACACACCGCTGCGCAGCTCATCAACATCCGGAACGCCGTGGGTGGCGGTGTGATTCCGGCGGATGCCCGTGTCGCGATCGTCCGACTGCAGTAG
- a CDS encoding DUF1343 domain-containing protein, which translates to MVVRFGIDVLLERLTQAGGPPPAWRRVGLVTNDAARLGTDATCRTREGLLRAGVPLQRLFGPEHGLIATAIDGARVDDTIDTVTGLPVVSLYGARMRPTAEQLGDLDVLLFDIPDVGARCYTYAWTLFHALQACADVSVPLLVLDRPNPLGGCLHVAEGPVLEKECRSFIGEDDIPLRHSLTLGELARLWQREHWPAAMLEVVPCEGWNRKQAWPAVGRPWIPPSPAMPSFESAIWYPGTCLFEATNLSVGRGTDIPFAQIGAPWLRAEAVIEQVAAEAAQTGAHLRACEFMPAEGPWAGTSCRGIRMLDATPPDGDRSVWIAQTTHPVQLGLALLDAIVRQHPDDFSWAHYPTAANPTGTDHFARLIGRADLHAAMGAQSREDRIGLTAVPDWRERCALARLY; encoded by the coding sequence ATGGTCGTTCGTTTCGGTATCGATGTGCTGCTCGAGCGTCTCACCCAGGCTGGCGGTCCTCCGCCTGCGTGGCGGCGGGTCGGGTTGGTCACGAATGACGCCGCCCGGCTCGGTACCGATGCAACGTGCCGCACACGGGAAGGCCTGTTGCGGGCGGGTGTGCCGTTGCAGCGACTCTTCGGCCCCGAACATGGGCTGATCGCCACCGCGATCGATGGCGCGCGTGTCGACGACACGATCGACACCGTGACGGGACTGCCGGTGGTCTCGCTGTACGGCGCGCGGATGCGTCCGACGGCGGAACAACTCGGGGATCTCGATGTGCTGCTGTTCGACATCCCCGATGTCGGTGCCCGCTGTTACACCTATGCCTGGACTCTCTTTCACGCCCTGCAGGCGTGCGCGGATGTGTCGGTGCCACTGCTGGTGCTCGATCGTCCCAATCCGCTGGGTGGATGCCTGCATGTCGCCGAGGGACCCGTCCTGGAGAAGGAATGTCGTTCGTTCATCGGTGAGGACGACATCCCGCTGCGGCACAGTCTGACGCTGGGAGAACTGGCCCGTCTCTGGCAGCGGGAACACTGGCCCGCGGCGATGCTCGAGGTCGTGCCCTGTGAGGGCTGGAATCGCAAACAGGCCTGGCCTGCCGTGGGTCGTCCGTGGATTCCTCCCTCACCGGCGATGCCGTCCTTCGAAAGCGCGATCTGGTATCCCGGCACCTGTCTGTTCGAAGCCACCAACCTGAGTGTGGGGCGGGGAACGGATATACCCTTTGCGCAGATCGGGGCGCCCTGGCTGCGCGCCGAGGCCGTGATCGAACAGGTGGCCGCGGAAGCCGCACAAACCGGCGCGCATTTGCGGGCCTGCGAGTTCATGCCGGCCGAAGGGCCGTGGGCGGGCACCTCCTGCCGTGGCATCCGGATGCTCGACGCCACGCCGCCGGATGGCGATCGATCGGTGTGGATCGCGCAGACCACCCATCCCGTGCAACTGGGGCTCGCTCTGCTGGATGCCATCGTGCGTCAGCATCCGGACGATTTTTCGTGGGCGCACTATCCCACGGCCGCCAACCCCACCGGCACCGATCATTTCGCGCGACTGATCGGACGTGCCGACCTGCACGCCGCCATGGGCGCGCAGTCGCGGGAGGATCGTATCGGACTTACCGCCGTGCCCGATTGGCGTGAGCGTTGCGCATTGGCGCGCCTCTACTGA